The following are encoded together in the Mammaliicoccus vitulinus genome:
- a CDS encoding NAD(P)-dependent oxidoreductase, translating into MNILILGATGRVGHEILNRALNDGHDVTILVRDKEKVTTDHKQLNIIQGNVLNKSDIEQAVRGNKAVISALSTDGDTTLTEAMPIIIEAMEREGIQRIVTIGTAGILQSRTDRNLLRYQSNESKRKTTRAAEEHHKVYELVNKSSLNWTIVCPTYLPDGERVGEYRVEQHYLPEDAVKISVPDTADFAYSQLSSNKYNQSRVGIAY; encoded by the coding sequence ATGAATATTTTAATTTTAGGTGCTACAGGAAGAGTTGGTCACGAAATATTAAATCGTGCATTGAATGACGGGCATGACGTGACGATATTAGTACGCGATAAAGAAAAAGTAACAACAGATCATAAACAGTTAAATATCATCCAAGGAAATGTCTTAAATAAAAGTGACATTGAGCAAGCTGTACGAGGCAATAAAGCAGTCATTAGCGCTTTAAGTACAGATGGTGATACAACGTTAACTGAAGCTATGCCAATTATCATTGAAGCAATGGAACGAGAAGGTATTCAACGCATTGTTACAATAGGTACTGCAGGTATATTGCAAAGTAGAACAGATCGTAACCTATTACGCTATCAATCAAACGAATCAAAAAGAAAAACAACACGCGCAGCAGAAGAACACCATAAAGTGTACGAATTAGTCAATAAATCTTCACTAAATTGGACAATCGTCTGTCCTACTTATTTACCAGACGGAGAACGTGTAGGCGAATACCGCGTCGAACAACATTACTTACCAGAAGACGCTGTGAAAATATCCGTACCAGACACAGCAGACTTCGCGTATAGTCAGTTATCATCAAATAAATATAACCAATCACGTGTAGGTATTGCGTATTAA
- a CDS encoding IucA/IucC family protein, giving the protein MSWINEVYANTEKYERRYIDHCIQESINITFKKLLTCLYEEITHPIMYVATVNNRSTLYVNDDIYITYDSHNQHIQITEGSTTRHIKDPLELIDWLNHHSDETVNYHKLLVEIENHLINQAMSFIYCSASPKSDHPLLHSEQYVITGHNIHPCAKTKLGLSFKEVMQYSPEYNQAFKLNWLFVKKGLLYNNLDLEEMEIIADFSGYVGQVPDGYDLIPVHPYQFEHVIHKFYYEEIQSKDIIPLQHKGGLVKSTSSFRTVCPLDAVTPIIKLPVNSQMTSTIRSISNNSIINSKNIGEYFKFIYKTDNRLNDISLPVLEYGGMTYIHEEEAKQRNLSFILRENNTQYLLAQSLLYAATCLFEFNENNEKVYVNIIESARENVSPIDWFEQYTSILIETALTLMTKYGIGLEAHLQNMSFEFIHGVPTRLHVRDFGGLRIDTSRVPEWLTLSNALTNATTEGMYEKVQNTLISNHLTTLVQHFSEDYQYEKSMLWQRINRKFKAVFETLKTQNPTNTEADIKAFYTETINEKALLTMRVSNESQDIYVQKANPLLIHDEIKI; this is encoded by the coding sequence ATGAGTTGGATTAATGAGGTATATGCAAATACAGAAAAATATGAGCGTCGTTACATCGATCACTGCATTCAAGAGAGCATTAACATTACATTCAAAAAATTACTAACGTGTTTGTACGAAGAAATCACGCATCCTATTATGTACGTAGCAACTGTAAACAATCGCTCAACACTTTATGTTAATGACGATATATACATTACTTATGACTCACACAATCAGCATATTCAAATAACTGAAGGCTCGACTACTCGCCATATTAAAGATCCACTTGAATTGATTGATTGGCTTAATCATCATAGCGACGAAACTGTTAACTATCATAAATTACTCGTCGAAATAGAAAATCATCTGATCAACCAAGCGATGAGTTTTATTTATTGTTCTGCATCACCTAAAAGTGATCATCCGTTATTGCATAGTGAACAGTATGTCATTACAGGCCATAATATTCATCCATGTGCTAAGACTAAATTAGGCCTATCATTTAAAGAAGTGATGCAATACTCACCAGAATATAACCAAGCTTTCAAGTTAAATTGGCTATTCGTTAAAAAAGGATTACTTTACAACAATTTAGACTTAGAAGAAATGGAGATAATTGCTGATTTCAGTGGATACGTGGGGCAAGTTCCAGACGGGTATGACTTAATACCTGTTCACCCTTATCAATTTGAACATGTTATACATAAATTTTACTACGAAGAGATTCAATCTAAAGACATTATTCCTTTACAACATAAAGGCGGTCTCGTTAAAAGCACATCATCATTCAGAACAGTATGTCCATTAGATGCCGTTACACCCATTATTAAACTGCCTGTAAATTCACAAATGACATCAACGATTCGCTCAATTAGCAATAATAGTATTATCAATTCTAAAAATATCGGTGAATATTTTAAATTTATTTATAAAACGGACAATCGTCTAAATGATATTAGTCTACCTGTTTTAGAATATGGCGGCATGACTTACATTCACGAAGAAGAAGCGAAACAGCGCAATTTATCGTTTATTTTAAGAGAAAATAACACACAATATTTATTAGCACAATCGCTGCTTTACGCTGCTACATGCTTATTTGAATTTAATGAAAATAACGAAAAAGTATACGTCAATATCATTGAATCTGCACGTGAAAACGTATCACCTATCGACTGGTTTGAGCAATATACATCGATATTAATTGAGACTGCCCTCACACTTATGACAAAATACGGTATAGGGTTAGAAGCACACCTTCAAAACATGTCATTTGAATTTATACACGGTGTCCCTACTCGACTTCATGTCAGAGACTTTGGCGGTCTACGTATCGACACTTCTCGCGTACCTGAATGGCTAACGTTAAGCAATGCTTTAACAAATGCGACGACTGAAGGCATGTATGAAAAAGTACAAAACACTTTGATCAGCAACCATTTAACAACACTCGTTCAGCACTTTAGCGAAGATTATCAGTACGAGAAAAGCATGTTATGGCAACGTATCAACCGCAAATTCAAAGCTGTATTTGAAACATTAAAAACTCAAAACCCTACAAATACTGAAGCAGATATAAAAGCATTTTACACAGAGACTATAAACGAGAAAGCATTGTTAACGATGCGCGTATCAAATGAAAGCCAAGATATTTATGTACAAAAAGCAAATCCGCTCTTAATTCATGATGAAATTAAAATTTAA
- a CDS encoding IucA/IucC family protein, whose product MEIVFNEHIQDIRNYFQDFSEEDIETLYKKAHEEVMGRINQLAEFEHIDQEAIFKDERLMNEIQDSIRNLTLSYIQFEQDHHKYADQFDNIFQFVEKHHLSDVFFEQSVTEGHPFHPMTKTKLGFDINHVLKYSPEFRQSVKIIPVLCDTSFADEIQMNQSIELDHFKQKVHAYCNAQQIPFENYKLLFIHEWQLEHFMLEQFEEFFMHQFMIPLYDLAVDSNPLLSFRTLDAEELNCIVKTAVNVQATSAVRNVSPASIRNGIALSEFVERIYRTNGYDNSYIQKDLAGGYVNIHKEHANKCSYMLRQRIPHDSDSHHLVCGSLITKSFITKKHILIECIETIMKSQKMTFESATKLFLTEYTHNLLEATYRLILEEGISLEAHMQNSTVEIKDGMPISIHVRDFGGVRLFDRNINVDASTGLITESFEDLLSVFSHAVLYNHLFQIVQVLETYGYKQGEGYMIIRNMIAEHHEHCAPDINILEQPTFNIKSLLKMRIFSEGYDYQYTKINNPLYVEDK is encoded by the coding sequence TTGGAAATTGTTTTTAACGAACACATACAAGATATACGTAACTATTTTCAAGATTTTTCTGAAGAAGATATTGAAACTTTATACAAGAAAGCCCACGAAGAGGTTATGGGTCGTATCAATCAACTTGCTGAATTTGAGCATATTGATCAAGAGGCGATTTTTAAAGACGAACGTCTTATGAATGAAATTCAAGATTCTATTCGCAATTTAACGTTGAGCTACATTCAATTTGAACAAGATCATCATAAATATGCTGATCAATTTGATAATATTTTTCAATTTGTTGAAAAACATCATCTTTCTGATGTCTTTTTTGAACAAAGTGTTACTGAAGGGCATCCTTTCCACCCTATGACTAAGACTAAATTAGGTTTTGATATCAATCATGTACTGAAATATTCACCTGAGTTTAGACAATCTGTGAAAATCATCCCTGTATTATGTGACACGAGTTTCGCAGATGAAATTCAGATGAATCAATCCATTGAGTTAGATCATTTTAAGCAAAAGGTACACGCATACTGTAATGCTCAGCAAATCCCTTTTGAAAATTATAAGTTACTGTTTATTCATGAATGGCAACTTGAGCATTTTATGTTGGAACAGTTTGAAGAATTTTTTATGCATCAATTTATGATACCGTTGTATGATTTAGCTGTAGATAGCAATCCGTTATTATCTTTTAGAACTTTAGATGCAGAAGAGCTGAATTGCATTGTGAAGACGGCGGTAAATGTCCAAGCGACTAGTGCAGTTAGAAATGTCTCACCCGCTTCTATCCGAAACGGCATCGCACTTAGTGAGTTTGTTGAACGTATATACCGTACAAATGGTTATGATAATAGCTATATCCAAAAAGATTTAGCTGGCGGTTATGTAAACATTCATAAGGAACACGCGAATAAATGCAGTTATATGTTGAGGCAACGCATTCCTCACGACTCTGACAGTCATCATTTAGTGTGTGGAAGCCTTATCACGAAAAGTTTCATCACGAAAAAACATATATTGATTGAGTGTATTGAAACGATTATGAAATCTCAAAAGATGACATTCGAGTCTGCGACAAAATTGTTCTTAACGGAATATACACATAACTTGTTAGAAGCGACATATCGCTTAATTTTAGAAGAAGGCATTAGTTTAGAAGCACATATGCAAAACAGTACCGTTGAAATTAAAGATGGCATGCCAATATCTATTCACGTGAGAGATTTCGGTGGTGTGAGGTTATTCGACAGAAATATAAATGTAGATGCATCAACGGGATTAATCACTGAATCATTTGAAGATTTATTATCTGTATTCTCTCATGCCGTACTGTATAACCATCTATTTCAAATCGTACAAGTATTGGAAACTTACGGCTATAAACAAGGTGAAGGTTATATGATCATTCGAAATATGATTGCTGAACATCATGAACATTGTGCACCTGACATCAATATTTTAGAACAACCTACTTTCAACATTAAATCATTATTAAAGATGAGAATTTTCTCTGAAGGTTACGACTATCAATATACGAAAATAAACAATCCGTTATACGTGGAGGATAAATAA
- a CDS encoding alanine racemase yields MENIKQTLEDANHDYYIYDLTRLRDRISWIRSVTKHDIYYAAKANSNLKILETLLPYVSGFEVASSGEIEKVRSISSEVPIIYGGPVKTKHHLAYAIEEHVKSIQVESLFELDYLKDLLQDTDQTIEVMIRINLSNIVSNAKLKMAGVPTQFGMPYDDIDEAIQLCKETERITLTGFHFHSMSNNLDEDAHVTFIESAVEFTHQYKQHLPEDYSINVGGGIGIDYDEQKLFDFDYFATRIQHLPQLTFELGRFITGPIGYYAANVFDIKSMHNKTFVLLNGGTNHFRFPKAWNHNQPFEIIASEDTVGRIKTIRDDTVVFAGKLCTPNDVFGQPYNISHIKTGDWVVFKYAGSYGYDISHLQFLSHELPEIRYI; encoded by the coding sequence ATGGAGAACATTAAACAGACACTCGAAGACGCAAACCATGATTATTATATTTATGACTTAACAAGATTAAGAGATAGAATCAGCTGGATAAGATCCGTTACTAAACATGACATTTACTATGCCGCAAAAGCGAACTCAAATCTCAAAATATTAGAAACGTTGTTACCGTATGTATCTGGATTTGAAGTAGCCTCTTCAGGTGAAATTGAAAAAGTAAGATCCATCTCTTCTGAAGTTCCAATTATTTATGGTGGCCCTGTAAAGACAAAGCATCATTTAGCATATGCAATAGAAGAACATGTGAAATCTATACAAGTAGAAAGCCTATTCGAATTAGACTATTTAAAAGATTTACTACAAGATACTGATCAAACCATCGAAGTCATGATTCGTATTAATTTAAGCAATATTGTATCTAACGCAAAATTAAAAATGGCAGGCGTACCAACGCAATTCGGTATGCCATATGACGATATAGACGAAGCGATTCAACTATGTAAAGAAACAGAGCGTATCACATTAACCGGTTTTCATTTTCATTCAATGAGCAATAACTTAGACGAAGACGCTCACGTAACATTTATAGAAAGTGCTGTAGAATTCACGCATCAATATAAACAACATTTACCTGAAGATTATTCAATCAATGTTGGTGGCGGTATAGGTATAGATTATGATGAACAAAAGTTATTTGACTTTGATTATTTTGCAACACGCATTCAACACCTACCCCAGTTAACATTTGAGTTAGGGCGTTTTATTACTGGTCCAATTGGCTATTATGCGGCAAACGTCTTTGATATAAAGTCGATGCATAACAAAACATTCGTCTTGCTCAATGGCGGCACAAATCATTTCAGATTTCCTAAAGCATGGAACCATAACCAACCATTTGAAATCATAGCATCCGAAGATACAGTTGGCAGAATCAAAACAATCCGTGACGATACAGTCGTATTCGCAGGTAAACTATGTACGCCAAATGATGTCTTCGGCCAACCTTATAACATTAGCCATATCAAAACAGGCGATTGGGTTGTATTCAAATACGCCGGTAGCTATGGGTACGACATAAGCCATTTACAATTTTTATCTCACGAACTACCTGAAATTAGATATATATAG
- a CDS encoding TspO/MBR family protein yields the protein MKFSKVLKYASIISAPLIGGRIIGKYAVQNARKDYKKNVKPPLSPPGYVFPIVWSILYLSMGIAHFIVVKNRANKTVNGIYYSQLGLNYLWSILYFKYKLRGAALIESYILFSSVILTATQFYKVKKSAGLLLLPYVCWTAFAAYLTTGNWTLNKDNPRYTEK from the coding sequence ATGAAATTTAGTAAAGTACTCAAATATGCAAGTATCATTTCAGCACCCCTTATTGGTGGTAGAATAATCGGTAAATACGCTGTTCAAAATGCTCGTAAAGATTATAAGAAGAACGTAAAACCACCATTATCTCCACCAGGGTATGTGTTTCCTATCGTCTGGTCGATTCTATATTTAAGCATGGGAATTGCACATTTTATAGTTGTAAAAAATCGTGCCAACAAAACCGTGAATGGTATATATTATAGTCAATTAGGATTAAATTACTTATGGTCTATTCTTTATTTCAAATACAAGTTAAGAGGAGCGGCACTGATAGAAAGCTATATTTTATTCAGTTCTGTTATTTTAACAGCAACACAATTTTATAAAGTTAAAAAATCAGCAGGTTTATTATTATTACCATATGTATGCTGGACAGCATTTGCTGCGTATTTAACAACAGGTAACTGGACGCTTAATAAAGATAATCCAAGATATACAGAGAAATAA
- a CDS encoding FecCD family ABC transporter permease — MKNKYLWWFLLFTGLFISLFILSMMLGYKHFTFLDIWHHYINGETIKDQRVLTQLRLPRAILGGVVGVLMGISGVMIQTITRNPFASPSIMGVNSGSSLMVVIATVGFGLNGVFQLASMAFIGTIIIATLIILATTLPFKPFNAMELTLFGASISAFCMAITQGLLIYNESAIEELIYWLNGSVANKHIDILMYIWPFILGGLIIALYMAKPLNLYMLSDDALKGLGAKILTIKIFTMIAVVLLSGSAVALAGPIAFIGLITPHVAKMICKSHDHFIVIPLSGILGGCLLLLSDILSRYLLMPRELPVGITTALIGTPIFIYLILNRKELTE; from the coding sequence GTGAAAAATAAATACCTTTGGTGGTTTCTCCTATTCACAGGTTTGTTTATCTCTCTATTCATCTTAAGTATGATGTTAGGTTATAAACATTTCACATTTTTAGATATATGGCATCATTATATCAATGGAGAAACAATTAAAGATCAACGTGTACTCACACAATTAAGACTACCTCGCGCAATTTTGGGCGGGGTTGTCGGTGTTTTAATGGGTATTAGTGGTGTAATGATCCAAACCATTACCCGTAACCCATTTGCAAGTCCTAGCATCATGGGTGTTAACAGTGGTTCTAGCTTAATGGTTGTGATCGCTACTGTGGGGTTTGGCCTGAATGGAGTATTTCAATTAGCGTCTATGGCATTCATAGGTACAATCATTATCGCAACATTGATTATTTTAGCAACAACATTACCATTTAAGCCTTTTAATGCAATGGAACTCACATTATTCGGAGCAAGTATTAGCGCCTTTTGCATGGCCATTACTCAAGGGTTACTCATATATAATGAATCAGCGATTGAAGAATTGATATATTGGTTAAACGGTTCTGTTGCCAATAAACATATTGATATCTTAATGTATATTTGGCCATTTATTTTAGGTGGCTTAATCATCGCTTTATACATGGCTAAACCACTTAATTTATATATGTTAAGCGATGATGCCTTAAAAGGACTTGGCGCTAAAATATTAACCATCAAAATATTTACAATGATAGCTGTTGTACTGTTAAGTGGCTCAGCTGTTGCATTAGCAGGACCGATTGCTTTTATAGGACTTATTACACCACACGTTGCAAAAATGATATGCAAGTCACATGACCATTTCATTGTTATACCTTTATCCGGAATTTTAGGTGGTTGTTTACTGTTATTAAGTGATATTTTAAGCCGATATTTACTTATGCCGAGAGAACTGCCTGTTGGTATCACGACAGCACTTATCGGCACGCCGATATTCATTTATTTAATTCTTAATCGTAAGGAGTTAACAGAATGA
- a CDS encoding MFS transporter, giving the protein MMKLKFNSYHRFVSSQFIARTIDWVDIIALNWITLQLTGSAIFIAYINFARLMPQLAFAFIIGKLIDTVSSTKLMYIIHLFNMLLTLCVACAFWQKWNIYIILFIIMLRSFFQAIDTIQRNALIQSFVTPDQLHKAISLNALILNIARLAGPFLGGLLLAQFHSNIVLSLPILGSLIVILFNQTLPEVHHQKKEKHKIWSYLRHKPIIVLLMLSSVFSMLFGFSYTIILPSIVDSQFGSHTMIYSLFTAMIAAGSIIILLIFMRSTNINSMKSLKLWSVIFIITIILLMFISNTYLYAAVLLIMGFASQAFRTTNRILVQQHVEAKYRGSVLSIAMMDKGFIPLGGILLSFLFEQFNIQIVYMTMIFGLLLTLICVMLMINKENQYGEH; this is encoded by the coding sequence ATGATGAAATTAAAATTTAATTCTTATCATCGTTTTGTAAGTTCTCAGTTTATAGCTCGAACGATTGATTGGGTAGATATTATCGCATTAAATTGGATTACGCTACAACTAACTGGCAGTGCGATATTTATTGCTTATATTAACTTTGCGAGATTAATGCCACAGTTAGCCTTTGCATTTATAATTGGCAAACTTATCGATACGGTTAGTTCCACGAAGTTAATGTATATCATTCATTTATTCAATATGTTATTAACGCTATGTGTCGCATGTGCATTTTGGCAAAAATGGAATATTTATATTATTCTGTTCATCATTATGCTGCGTTCGTTTTTCCAAGCAATTGATACGATACAAAGAAATGCACTGATTCAAAGTTTCGTGACGCCTGACCAATTGCATAAAGCGATTAGTTTAAACGCATTAATTTTAAATATTGCGAGACTCGCGGGACCGTTTCTCGGCGGTTTGTTGCTCGCACAATTCCATTCGAATATTGTACTGTCATTACCTATTCTCGGGAGTTTGATAGTGATATTATTCAATCAAACTTTACCTGAAGTGCATCATCAGAAAAAAGAGAAACACAAGATTTGGTCGTATTTAAGACATAAACCAATCATTGTATTGCTCATGTTATCGAGTGTATTTTCAATGTTGTTTGGCTTTTCATATACGATTATTTTGCCAAGTATTGTCGATTCACAATTTGGTAGTCATACAATGATTTATTCACTCTTTACGGCAATGATTGCAGCAGGCTCTATTATCATTTTACTTATTTTTATGCGGTCAACAAACATAAACAGCATGAAAAGTTTAAAACTATGGTCTGTGATTTTTATCATCACAATCATCTTACTCATGTTTATTAGCAATACATATTTATACGCTGCTGTATTATTGATAATGGGCTTTGCATCGCAAGCATTTAGAACGACAAATAGAATACTTGTACAACAGCATGTAGAAGCTAAATATAGAGGCTCTGTATTATCTATTGCAATGATGGATAAAGGTTTCATTCCACTTGGTGGGATATTGCTGAGCTTCTTATTCGAACAGTTCAATATACAAATCGTTTATATGACAATGATTTTCGGACTGCTCTTAACGCTTATTTGTGTCATGCTCATGATAAATAAGGAGAATCAATATGGAGAACATTAA
- a CDS encoding ABC transporter substrate-binding protein — MRKLLSVLVVLVVMLAACGGKQEESSNKDTREVKHAMGTTKVPKDPKRVVVLTNEGTEALVSMGVKPVGAANSFAGDPWYKHLEKKYKGIEPVGGESEINLEKIAKLKPDLIIGNKFRQEAQYKKLSEIAPTVYSNELRGDWKNNFKLYANAINKEDKGKEVLSNYDKHVEKAKKEIGDKANSEVSMIRFMPGDVRIYHKDTFSGVILDELGIKRPKGQDKDDFAEKGVTKERIKAMDGDYIFYFTFQEDNKKVSQLEKEWINDPAFKDLNASKKGHVYKVDDAVWNTSGGVLSANMMVDDVKAKLSEK; from the coding sequence ATGAGAAAGCTTTTATCAGTATTAGTTGTTTTAGTTGTAATGCTTGCTGCTTGTGGTGGTAAGCAAGAAGAATCTTCAAATAAAGATACGCGTGAAGTGAAACATGCTATGGGCACGACTAAAGTTCCGAAAGATCCTAAACGTGTTGTAGTCTTAACTAACGAAGGTACTGAAGCGCTTGTTTCAATGGGCGTTAAGCCGGTTGGTGCTGCAAATTCATTTGCTGGTGATCCTTGGTATAAGCACTTAGAAAAGAAATACAAAGGTATTGAACCAGTTGGTGGCGAAAGTGAAATCAACTTAGAAAAAATTGCTAAATTAAAACCAGATTTAATTATTGGTAATAAATTCAGACAAGAAGCTCAATACAAAAAGCTTTCTGAAATTGCTCCGACCGTATATTCAAATGAATTACGTGGAGATTGGAAAAATAACTTTAAATTATATGCAAATGCTATAAATAAAGAAGATAAAGGTAAAGAAGTTTTAAGTAATTATGACAAACATGTAGAAAAAGCTAAAAAAGAAATTGGAGATAAAGCAAATTCAGAAGTATCAATGATTCGCTTCATGCCAGGAGACGTAAGAATTTATCATAAAGATACATTCTCTGGCGTCATCTTAGATGAATTAGGTATTAAACGTCCGAAAGGTCAAGATAAAGATGATTTTGCTGAAAAAGGCGTTACTAAAGAACGTATTAAAGCAATGGATGGAGACTACATCTTCTACTTTACTTTCCAAGAAGATAACAAAAAAGTATCACAATTAGAAAAAGAATGGATAAATGATCCAGCATTCAAAGATTTAAATGCATCTAAAAAAGGTCATGTTTATAAAGTAGATGACGCTGTTTGGAACACTTCTGGTGGCGTGTTATCTGCCAATATGATGGTTGACGATGTAAAGGCTAAGCTAAGTGAAAAATAA
- a CDS encoding IS3 family transposase (programmed frameshift), with product MKRVAYSVETKYKVVEMKLKGYSTREIMDALNIKNESQVKVWWKWYRNGETHRFNQQVGKQYSYGKGNEELSTVETLKIELKRKEVENEIFKKVQGIGKEVVPEVVVELVNELKSKYTVKVILETLDIPKSNYYRWKNKDFSISEDEREIIELCKKHRFTYGYRKITALLNRKNNKPINHKKVQRIMQKHNLNCKVRMKKSKRPGNAYYKTHNLLNRNFKAEKPLEVLLTDITYLPFGNTMLYLSSIMDAYNGEIVAYKIGNKQNQELVNETLKQLQLEPGTILHSDQGSVYTSYEYYALCTEKGITRSMSRKGTPADNAPIECFHASLKCETFYLNSELRSSNTIVIDIVENYIENYNKVRIQQKLGYLSPIEYRKLAA from the exons ATGAAAAGAGTGGCATATTCAGTTGAAACAAAATATAAAGTAGTAGAAATGAAACTTAAAGGATATAGTACAAGAGAAATAATGGATGCTTTAAATATTAAAAATGAATCTCAAGTTAAAGTGTGGTGGAAATGGTATAGAAATGGGGAAACACATAGATTCAATCAACAAGTAGGTAAACAATATTCCTACGGAAAAGGAAATGAAGAATTGAGTACTGTTGAGACGCTAAAAATTGAATTAAAGCGCAAAGAAGTAGAAAATGAAATTT TTAAAAAAGTACAAGGAATTGGAAAGGAAGTGGTCCCAGAGGTAGTTGTTGAATTAGTAAATGAATTGAAATCTAAATATACAGTGAAAGTCATTTTAGAAACTTTAGATATTCCAAAATCAAATTATTACAGATGGAAAAACAAAGATTTCAGTATATCTGAGGATGAACGAGAAATTATAGAACTATGTAAGAAACATCGTTTTACATATGGTTATAGAAAAATAACTGCCTTGTTAAATAGAAAAAATAATAAACCAATTAATCACAAAAAAGTACAAAGGATTATGCAAAAACATAATTTAAATTGTAAAGTACGAATGAAAAAATCGAAAAGACCAGGGAATGCATATTATAAAACACATAATCTATTAAATAGAAACTTCAAAGCAGAGAAACCTTTAGAAGTACTTTTAACAGATATCACTTATTTACCCTTCGGGAATACAATGTTGTATCTTTCATCTATCATGGATGCTTACAATGGTGAAATTGTGGCATATAAAATCGGTAATAAACAAAATCAAGAATTAGTAAATGAGACATTAAAACAACTTCAATTGGAACCAGGTACTATATTACATAGTGATCAAGGAAGTGTGTATACTTCTTATGAATACTATGCCCTATGTACAGAAAAAGGCATTACCAGAAGCATGTCCCGTAAGGGAACGCCAGCTGATAATGCCCCAATAGAATGTTTTCATGCCTCTCTAAAGTGTGAAACATTCTACTTAAACAGTGAGCTTAGAAGCTCTAATACCATTGTAATAGATATTGTCGAAAATTACATTGAAAACTATAATAAAGTTAGAATTCAACAAAAACTAGGCTACTTATCCCCTATAGAATATAGGAAATTAGCAGCCTAG
- a CDS encoding FecCD family ABC transporter permease, translating into MKKLIILIVLLMLTTLLTLMLGDSFIAPQNVLSGLFKLDDPYINLVINTLRLPRVLLSIVTGAALGIAGCVLQFITKNPLASPDVIGISQGANVGSLVFLIVLTTSTEALLLPITYQPVFSMLGAVIVTALLYFLALRKSYKRDRLILIGISFNILCQAIVMFLILTSNKRSAQAQIWITGSVHQAEYHQVIIVGSILLIVMLILMYYARSFDVHYLGRNLSFALGNPYQYISIIALLSMSILIGISMSYVGGIQFVGLIAPHIAMKLGGHQFRNRMLYSAIIGAIIILLSDLIGRTLFLPKEIPAGIFTALIGSPFFMYLLIKSRK; encoded by the coding sequence ATGAAAAAATTAATTATATTAATCGTATTGCTCATGTTAACTACCTTACTGACGCTCATGCTGGGAGACAGCTTTATTGCACCACAAAATGTATTAAGCGGCCTCTTTAAGTTAGACGATCCATATATAAACCTTGTCATAAATACATTAAGACTGCCAAGAGTCTTACTTTCAATCGTAACAGGCGCTGCACTCGGTATCGCAGGTTGCGTCTTACAATTCATTACGAAAAATCCTTTAGCATCTCCAGATGTAATTGGTATATCACAAGGTGCAAACGTAGGATCATTAGTATTCTTAATCGTCTTAACAACAAGTACAGAAGCATTATTATTACCAATCACCTATCAACCCGTTTTTTCCATGCTAGGTGCTGTCATCGTTACAGCTCTATTATACTTTTTAGCATTGAGAAAAAGTTACAAGCGAGACCGACTAATCTTGATAGGTATAAGCTTTAATATACTTTGCCAAGCAATCGTCATGTTCTTAATTTTGACTTCAAATAAACGAAGCGCTCAAGCACAAATTTGGATTACAGGTTCAGTGCATCAAGCAGAATATCATCAAGTCATAATTGTCGGAAGCATATTACTGATCGTTATGTTAATCCTTATGTACTATGCACGATCATTTGATGTACATTACTTAGGCAGAAACTTGTCCTTCGCATTAGGTAATCCTTACCAATACATATCCATCATCGCCCTCTTATCCATGAGTATCTTGATTGGTATATCCATGAGTTACGTTGGCGGCATACAATTTGTTGGATTAATCGCACCACACATTGCGATGAAGCTCGGAGGACATCAATTTAGAAATCGCATGTTATATAGCGCGATTATTGGCGCAATTATTATATTATTAAGTGACTTAATAGGAAGAACACTCTTCTTACCAAAAGAAATCCCAGCCGGTATATTCACAGCACTCATCGGCTCACCATTCTTTATGTATTTGTTAATCAAAAGTAGAAAATGA